Proteins from one Ciconia boyciana chromosome 26, ASM3463844v1, whole genome shotgun sequence genomic window:
- the HJV gene encoding LOW QUALITY PROTEIN: hemojuvelin (The sequence of the model RefSeq protein was modified relative to this genomic sequence to represent the inferred CDS: deleted 3 bases in 2 codons; substituted 1 base at 1 genomic stop codon): MAAFRTRTLDFIRLRGHGGAQDXGWRCPGSSHGSLWLSLGVELVTRTSQPVCPPRKELPALGASSSPEEADAGDLLNEAETSQRVSNPPGSAWIGMGKPACSKSPGQLENPGFFLRALFLLLFCRHVSSQCKILRCNSEYVAATLNLRGSNRNAAYCNALRSYSHCTRKTARTCRGDLAYHSAVHGIEDLMIQNNCSKEGPTSPPRPRPPAPNHQGFESLDICNYEKSFLYKHGQPPSYQHCAAFGDPHIRTFHDDFHTCRVEGSWPLLDNDYLFVQATSSPVAKGSNATVTSKLTIIFKNMKECIDQKVYQAEIDNLPAAFEDGSVNGGERPGGSSLAIREHSPGRHVEIRAEYIGTTIAVRQAGRQLSFSIRAAEEVARAFTEEQDLQLCVGGCPRSQRISRSECCRGRVAAETARALCKEMLPVEDVYFQSCVFDVVTSGDANFTMAAHGALEDARVFLPNAEKLHIFQAGAGCPRISSSFLLLLLTSGLWAVLLHF; the protein is encoded by the exons ATGGCG GCTTTCCGCACCAGAACCCTGGATTTTATCCGGCTGCGAGGCCATGGAGGTGCCCAGGACTGAGGCTGGCGTTGTCCTGGC TCATCCCATGGATCTCTCTGGCTGTCACTTGGGGTAGAGCTG GTGACAAGGACAAGCCAGCCCGTGTGTCCACCACGGAAGGAGCTCCCTGCACTGGGAGCCAGCTCATCTCCGGAGGAGGCTGATGCAG GGGACCTGCTGAATGAAGCCGAGACGAGCCAGCGGGTGAGCAACCCCCCAGGCTCTGCATGGATTGGAATGGGGAAACCTGCCTGCAGTAAGAGCCCAGGGCAGCTGGAAAACCCCGGCTTCTTCCTTCGAgcgctcttcctcctcctcttctgcaggcATG TTTCTTCCCAGTGCAAGATCCTGCGCTGCAACTCGGAGTACGTGGCTGCCACCCTCAACCTGCGCGGCTCCAACAGGAACGCGGCGTACTGCAACGCCCTCCGCTCCTACTCCCACTGCACCCGCAAGACGGCTCGCACGTGCCGGGGTGACCTGGCCTACCACTCCGCCGTCCACGGCATCGAGGACCTCATGATCCAGAACAACTGCTCCAAGGAGGGTCCCACATCGCCGCCCCgaccccggcccccggcccccaaCCATCAGGGCTTCGAGTCTCTCGATATCTGCAACTATGAGAAGAGTTTCCTCTACAAGCACGGCCAGCCCCCCAGCTACCAGCACTGCGCGGCTTTCGGGGACCCCCATATCCGCACTTTCCATGATGACTTCCACACTTGCCGAGTGGAGGGCTCCTGGCCTCTCTTGGACAATGACTACTTGTTTGTGCAAGCAACCAGCTCTCCGGTGGCAAAGGGGTCCAACGCTACGGTCACTAGCAAG CTCACCATCATCTTCAAGAACATGAAGGAATGCATCGACCAGAAGGTCTACCAGGCTGAGATAGACAACCTCCCGGCGGCCTTCGAGGACGGCTCGGTGAACGGGGGCGAGAGGCCGGGCGGGAGCAGCTTGGCTATCCGGGAGCACAGCCCTGGGCGGCACGTGGAGATCCGTGCGGAGTACATCGGCACCACCATCGCCGTCCGTCAGGCCGGCCGCCAGCTCTCCTTCTCCATCCGGGCAGCCGAGGAGGTGGCACGTGCCTTCACGGAGGAGCAAGACCTCCAGCTCTGCGTGGGCGGCTGCCCCCGCAGCCAGCGCATCTCCCGCAGCGAGTGCTGCCGCGGCCGCGTGGCGGCCGAGACGGCTCGGGCGCTCTGCAAGGAGATGCTGCCCGTGGAGGACGTCTACTTCCAGTCGTGTGTCTTCGATGTGGTGACCTCGGGGGACGCCAACTTCACCATGGCGGCTCACGGGGCCCTGGAGGATGCCAGGGTCTTCCTTCCCAACGCTGAGAAATTGCACATCTtccaggctggggcaggctgcccgcgcatctcttcttccttcctcctcctcctcctcacctctgGTCTTTGGGCTGTTCTGTTGCACTTTTAA